Proteins from a genomic interval of Lolium perenne isolate Kyuss_39 chromosome 1, Kyuss_2.0, whole genome shotgun sequence:
- the LOC127294048 gene encoding zinc finger AN1 domain-containing stress-associated protein 15-like, which translates to MAQESCDLNKDEAEILKPSSSTAPSPPSPTTTSPPPPPAATQTPEPQPPQSPPQPPPAQFSSRPCEVLLVDPSKKRKRADADADAVAGAEAVVAMSMAAEPLSPVLFVNRCNVCRKRVGLTGFRCRCEKLFCPRHRHSETHNCSFDYKTAGREEIARANPLIRAAKVIKI; encoded by the coding sequence ATGGCGCAGGAGAGCTGCGATCTCAACAAGGACGAGGCCGAGATCCTCAAGCCATCGTCCTCCACCGCACCTTCGCCTCCTTCCCCAACCACAAcctcaccgccaccaccaccagcagCAACCCAAACACCAGAACCACAACCTCCACAATCGCCACCCCAACCACCGCCAGCTCAATTCTCGTCCAGGCCCTGTGAAGTTCTTCTCGTAGACCCTTCCAAGAAGAGGAAACGCGCTGATGCTGATGCTGATGCCGTCGCCGGTGCCGAAGCGGTGGTGGCCATGTCAATGGCAGCTGAGCCGCTGTCGCCGGTGCTCTTCGTTAACCGATGCAACGTCTGCCGCAAGAGGGTTGGTTTGACCGGCTTCCGTTGCAGGTGCGAGAAGCTCTTCTGTCCGCGTCACCGGCATTCAGAGACGCACAACTGCTCGTTTGATTATAAAACCGCGGGCCGTGAGGAGATTGCCCGCGCCAACCCTCTCATCAGGGCTGCAAAGGTCATTAAGATATGA